TAACAGCATGGGAATCAGTTTGGGATTGACACAGTcgagtatttaaaaaaaaagtaataaaatataatttgtttctATTGCCTTTCCTTTAATGAAAGACTCGTTCTTATAACAGGAGACATACTGTTATAAAAACGACTGgacacttatagtctaatgtttTTGACGaagtaaaatgttacaaaattgTGTACCGTTACCTTCCGCGTATTATCGCGGGATTTCAGAACCAGCTGTGAAGGCTTTTCCTTTTTGGAACCTGGTGTTGTCAAATATCGCGGGAGCCGCCTCCCTAATCACTACGTAATGTGCCGTGCTGCTTCTAGCGGCGCTGGTGACAGTGCTGAAAGCTGTTGGGGTAAGTTTTTAtgaataattcagttttttgtgaaCTGTAAGATGTAATTTTGTGACGTGCGGTGACGAATGTTGTTTTTATAATCCAaagaacctctggaaataaGCTTGGTGTATTGGTTTGTGTTAACGCAAGACGTTGGGCCTGGGTGGGGGCGCCTCGGCATAAATCACACACGACGGGCCAGGTAGCACGGCACCATGCTAGAGCTAACTGCCGCTAGCCACTTAGCTCTAAGAACGGCTGAGCGACATTGTCGAAAACTTAAATAAACAATCTCATAATGATTCTAGAATGCTCCCATTGTATGAAAGAGAGAATAATTTTGTCAAACTGAAGTAAAACCCTTGAGAAACAAGTAAACTGTCAACAACGTGTGTTCGAGCCGCGTACgtactttctttgttttcccgTCCTCGTGCCGTTAGCTTAGAGAATGTAATGCTCTCTTCTCGCTGTCTTGAGAAAAACGAACAATTACTATAGTTTAATTGAACCACTGCTCTCATTATTCATCGCATCTCTCCCCTTACGTCTGTTCTTAGCTTCGTTTTGCCGTAAATATTCCCTCTCAATGAATATAGCCTTGCCAAGTTCAATGTAATTACACTTTAAATTATTGTCCTATTTATTTGGCGCGGAATTCCACCAACATCgttgatttaaaagaaacatCGACTAAGTTCCAAGTTGCATTTGATCACAAACATTGAAACCCTGAACAATAGAAGACTGTTGTTCTATAAAAGGGGATTCTTGGGTGACTTGTAACAAAAGTTGTGTAATCGGTTGCTCAAATAGTTGTTGAGAACTTGATACATATGTCTCACAGTAACCAAATATATATACGCTGCTTTCTAATGATGGCTGCCCTTTACCACATTGTTACcgtttgtgtttaaatgtctcTTAAAGAGTGGGAAACGCCTGTGGTgtaatggttttaaatgtaAGTGACGTGCTAATCTGGCCACTAAAAGGATAATCATCTATACTGACTTTATTGCTTTGTTTGAAAACTAACTGAAAAGGGAATTTAATGTCCCCGAGATTACGCCGTGACTTGTTAGCTTCTATTAGGCTGGATGTGACGTTTTCTATGGCGTTGCATACTGCAACATGTTGGCTCAAGCCATGTCGGCTGTTCCAGCTGAGGATAGCTGATTGTCAGGAAGTCACATGCTTGGTTCTGTCAGAGCGCTTGTCTTTCGGGCCTAGGAATAGGTCGGGGCCCTGGCATTTTATTATTAGAAAGGTtgtattggttttatttttgttgtttaattgaTATCTAGGTAAACCGTATTTTAACAATGCTAAAGAAATGCCCCCCGAGGCTGTTTCCACTGAAGAAATACCCTCTGTTCTTTCCACATGACCTTTAACACACTAAAAATTCATGAATAGACAACTGATATCTTAGTTACTAATCTTACCAAGGAGTTCTAGTTCTTGAGCGTCTCACATTCAACCGTATAAAGTTAATCTAAATGGCATTATATGTTTTGCGAAATCATTTACCAGCACCTCTGTTTTCCCAGCACAGTACGCTTCATGTTAGCCAAGATGAAGGTTGTTATGACCTAACCTTGTAGCTTTTCTGAGATATGGGTCTGACTCGATGCAACACagtcgggggggggggggtgtatcAAGTGTCAAGTGGTGTTTACAAAGCAGTGTATTTAGGTCAACAACATTCTACCCTAGCCAACATGTTGGGTTTGAGTAACAAAATAAACTAATCTGCACCCATCGATGCTCAGTATTCCTTCTATTGGTTTGGACAGTGATTAAAACTGGTCACGGTAAATTGTTTCCGTAGTATTAAAGGAGAGGTTTGGTCTATCGAGCCAAAAATACCACCACCCAGAACAAGTGGGTCTTTCTGTCTTTAATTCTCCCCTACATGTTAGCCCCAAAATATTGTGCATCTGTAAGAcatctgaggaaaaaaaaaatttatttttatgtggtGTAGCTGTAAATAATCATATATTCTCTAAAAGCTTTAGGCCACGTGTGCTCAGGGTTGTTGGCCTTCTTTATTCAGGAGAAAATGTGATACTCCTGTTAACTGACATCAGGACTGTATGAGATAACTGCAGAATGAttacactgaataaaaaaatcactgtatttacacaaaatgtaaacaaataacgTAATCTACTCACttacttaaaacaaaaatgtaacaattgTTCTGCAATTGACACTGCTGCTGCAAATATAAAAAGTCTTATGGTTAATGTTATCTATAACAACCTTATTGATTGATACATGCACTAAATATAGCAAACATGGTTATggcataaaatatttaatcttttagctgttctttatagagtaacactAGTATAACAAAGTTTGGCTGTTAATTAATCAGACTATTTACTCAGGTAGAGCCTCTACAGTTCATGGTCAACTGTAGTTTTTAGTTGCCCCGTGATAGTTTTCCGTGACTAAAACGTTGTATTACAGCCAAATGTCTTTCTTGTAAGGAAGGCAAACTGTAGCACAGTTCTTTCAgctagctgaccagcagtgttcAATATGATGTATGTTGATGGCATCGCTACGATACATGGTCTGGAAAGCCGGAGAAGACTGTGGTCACCTCAGCCCTTTTTcttgcatctcattaaaagtaCTTTAAACCATTGGAGTGACATGGCTGAAaataaaagtagttttaaaagcGTAACTTCTTCAAATGTTTTGTATACCTAATCGGCCTGTGTCTAGCTAACATCGCTGTCATTCTAAGGTTCACACCAGGCGTTTTGGACTCCTCTGCCTTCCTTTTTATCTTAATCCTAGAAGTTGATCTTGAATGCATGGCAATTGATTGTTTCtccatatctttttttttctttcaacagtatgAAGTGAAATCGAACTGAATTTTTGTACCATCCGCAACTGCTTCAAGTTCagatcacaactaaaggaactgAAGACAAACCTCCCAGATCAAAATAAGTTGCAACGCCACTTGGGGAGGAAAGGATCACTTCAAGGATTTAAAACACGAGAAACCAAATCCTGAAACGACCAAAGAACACGCCCAACATCAGCCCAACTGAAACGTGAAAGAGAAGCAATCCTATGCCCAAGCATATTCTAAGAAGATAACTGATCTGAAACCAGAAGTTTGTGCCTACTCAACAGCTTTGACAAAGCACACGTCCCAACGCTGCTTCTAGCCCTCCTCATCCTAACTACGCTGCCGACTCCCCACTAAGGTGTAGAGTGGGCTGCTATCTCTAGTACCCTCCCATAGTTTCCCTGTCTCTCTCTACTCctccttttgttttctgtaactTTTCTAAGCAGTGTTGTTGCACATGCAACTGCCTTTCGTGTGCTAGAtttctcattttttttatttactttatgcAGCCACCTAGATCTTGTGCCCAGAAACTTGTAAGGAGTGTGCATGTgttaaactgtgtgtgtgtgaagctcTGCAAAGTCATCAAGATCCAGAGAATTAAGATTAAAGAAACAGTAAAGGTGAGTCAAAATGACTATCACTTATAAAATCAGTTATTTGTTATTAGTATGCTTTTAGTTATTGTTATGCTGTTTGTAATACCTTAGGGTTTATGAACTTAAATTGTGTATGTAAGTCACCAGACtttaaggaaatgttatttaaaataataattttttaacacttAATTTGGCCAGCAGGCACAATCTGTGCAAGCAGTGCTTCTTCCCCCCCCTTTCCTTCAAAATACTAGAGATGCACTAACGAGAACGGATTTCCAAACTGCGTAACTGGTCAAAACTTTGACCGTTAGATGCTGACTTAATAAAATTAAGATTTCCCATTTCAAATTATAATGAAAGTATTTAATCTAGCCATCCTGTCGTGGGTGGTCAATCATTTGTATAAAGAAAATGAAGGTAATGTCACACAGTGTGTCAGAGATGAGTCACCTTAAAATAGGTCAAGGATAAAATGATTATGGGgatgacattttaaaagaacTGTATGTATTACTCGCATAGTTAGCATTAGTAACTGTAAGTAGCAGTTGTGTCCAAATCCAATTTATTTCAGCCTGGaagtataaaacaaaatgactttGATGTATTATGTTTAGCCTTACTGATATTTGTTGAAATGAGCTCCATCACAATTTGGTGATGTTTTACAAACCTTACaattttagtttaaaaagtcataaaTTCTGTCAGTTTTCCACACTTTTCTTAAATTACAATTAGCTGTGTCTTAATAttctttatctttctttgccaTTCAGAGCTTCTTTCGTTAAGTTTTCTTCTATTTTGGGAGAAATGCTCTGGCTCAGGATTGTAAAAGGCAAAGTCCTGGGTGCAGGAAAGCAATGATTCCTGTTGAAATCAATTGATCTCTACATGTTCAGCCTCCCCCACAAACCTCCAAAATAATTCAGCTCCAGAAACCGGCTTAAAACAGCACGTTGAAGCAATTAAAATCAAGGCATCCTTGATATCTGTCAGAAGCTGATGGGTAAATGTATGTTTAGAGGTTTGGATTGAAAACGGGGATTTCAGCGGTTTGATAAAACCTGTTGTCAATAACTGTTAGGAAGCTTACAATATACTGTTGTACCAATATACCGATTTTAGGTAACCTATTGGTTGCAAAATGCTCAAGTCACATGCCAGAGCTGTAAAATACCAATTTCACAATTATATTTAACTTTCTAGTGCTATTAAGTTTAATACAAGTTAAGTTACTGTCATTTTTTCATATTGTATGTCCTAAATTAACATCACAATGTCTTCTTAAAAGTTTGACATTTAACTTGCAGAATACCTGAATTGGCTTCTCAGTTAGTTTGACAAGTCGGCATCACAGCAGATTCAAATTGACATCCTGTAAGAGGAGGCTGTGTTTTTTACCTGGAAAAGGTCAGGTACATAAGGTGCGAAATGACCAGCATTTTCTATCAAACAACTTCTCTGCTTTCTCTCATTTTAAAGCACTTCACTGATGCATAATATAGCTCATTTTTAATCTTCTACCCACAATAACAACTTTGACAAGCATGCTTTTAGGGGGCCCTGCTAGGGTTCAGGTATGATTGGTTAACTGAACTGTAAATTATTGGATTCTCAGTGTTGTGGTCACCAGACAACTTCTCAGTTCATCTCTGTTGTTGGGTTTAGGTAGCAGACTTTACTAAACACATCCAATGTTTTGATCTCTACCTCTTTATTTAGGATTTGTGGTCTTTTAAGTCAGAATTTAGTATTGAATAGACAAATGGCACATTCTGGCATTGCTTCTTATTTTAGCTTATTTTTTCAGGTTTGTATGCTTTCCAAGTAGGAGGAATGTCTGTGAAAgcatgtgttacaggttttAGTTAGAAAAGAACGATTCCTTGCATTGTTGTCCCATCTTAGTGACTTGAAGTCTTCTGTAATGTGTAAGGCAAGTTGAACTGGCCCTTCTCCACCCGTTACCCTTATCTAAGCTGGTAATTCAGTTCTGTTGAATGTTTGAATTGCTCTCACACACCCAACTTTGCATCAACTTCCTATTCAGTCGTTTCCTCAGTAATTGTTGCCTTTTCAACCTTCCCTTTGGATTAAAGCCCACATCATTTTTCCTTTGTTAGTGACACTCTGCACACTGGCTGACCTATCTTCCTCACCCATCATGTTTATTCCTCTCTTCACCCTTGCAGACATCCAGCGGTGTATCATTGGGTGGTTACTGAACagttgttctttttaaaaatcaagcAAAAATTCAAACAAGTATTCAAGTTCAGCAAGTGCTCAAGCAACTTTGGTTCAAGTTTATGGGAAAATATGGGCAGCCCCTGGAAAGGTTTTGTTGAGTTTACCTTGCCTGCGTCACCACCCACCGCGTTTGTTAGTGCTGACCTGAGCAGCACCTCCCCTGTGGGACTcagcctgtcgccatatggccGATCCGTAAGTTTCACCTTCCCACCTCCTTTTCTACGAGTCCCACCCCATCaaacacccattcacacacctTGCCCTGCATCTTTGCTTTGAATGGTCTAATCCTTCATTCTTTTCTGGGCTCCCATGACTAGCCTCTACTCAGTTATGTTGTTGCAGGGTGAGGGGTGTTTTGGCGACTAAACTtagggatttatttttttctcgcAATTCCTGgagaacctttattttttttgttacttttatttatttttttactttgcaaCAGAATCTTCTTGGGAcaagtggggaaaaaaatcatgtttggATTGCACTCTTTTTTTATCAAGAACCACAAATAAGAAGAAAACCTTAAttggaaaaacagaaatagCTGCGTATAATGTCCACCCATAACTAAAACCCTGTGTGCTACGATTCTTGTTGTAGCTTTGGGGAAATTGCCACCTAAAACCCAACCAAACTATTTAGAAATGCTCCTTGGAAAGTAAACGGACGTTCATATGTCTCAAGCTGCTCATCGCTATATTGCAGAACAGGAAGTAAAAGGAGAGGCTTCTCAGGGATTCCCTTCATAACCCATAATCCATCACCAGCTCTGTTCACTGTAGATCCACTGCTGTTTCTAGAACTGTCTATGCGTTTTCTGACTCCATCTccagaagttttatttttatttgcaacaaTGAGCTTGAACAACGTTGCCTTTACTGGCTGTGTCAAGATCATACTGACTCAGTTCTACTTAGCATTTTTTGTGGagtctttacattttaaaagtattttccaTGGCTCTTggtgtttaaagatgatttgttTTAATAGTAGGTTGTTATGGTTGCAGGTCCATTTTTCTCATTGACCTTTAGGTTTTGTGTTCTGGTTTTTCTGAACAGTTTTAATTTTGCTAgcaataaatttgaaaaagggTCCGAATTCTTTGTTAATTTAATTATCTCATTGAAATATAAAGGAATTGGCTAAAAGTAAAGCTGATTGTTAGACCTTTGACATTAAAGGTATAGTTTGGAATATTTGAATTGAGGTTATGTATAGTGGACGGATGTCATCACCgagtttgtaaaaatgtaaacaaacccTCAGAACAGTGAAAGGCTGGTATCTAGTCAGAGAAACTCCACGGTTTTAGCAATTTAAAACGACTCTAACTGAAAGGTAATATCCATTGGAAACAAGACAACAATGCTTGACACTTGACTCTTACAAATTTAGGACAACAGTAACATTTGTCACCATTTTCTCTGCTGAAAGTTACTATGCCTAAGTTACCTTGGTTGGGGCTGACGGCCGTGTCAGTCTCCCTGAGCAGCTTATTGTGAGGCGGCTTGCATAATTTCCAGAGGACACctggaaaaaacacacaaaacaaagtgAGCCTGttgcaaaatctgaaaatgtactTTTCTCTTGGCCAACTTACTGTGGACTGATGGGTTATGAGGCAGATCAATACAGCTGGCAGCCTTCAGTCAATGTAACTTTAGTGTAGTAACATGGACATTGTTTGGCTTGGAATAACGCCAACAAACCGACTCAAAAGTGTGGACTGTTAATATCTGCTCATATAATGTTATGTCCCACAAGtacaaacatttttagtttaaGGTGTTTAACGTTGCTAAAACATGGGAGTCACTGTTAGCCTTCCATCACTTAGGATTTCTTCACTACTCTGCAAAGTCAAGGCAGTATGACGTCTTTCTGCTACAGTAATAGAACTATTAAAAacctgaactatccctttaagacAGGGAAGCTATGGATCCACTTTTGCTTTACATTTGTATGAGTGGTGGCCAGTAATTGTGGATAAACGGCCTATGTAAAGCTATTGCCTTTTCCAACAGCATATTGCAGCTCTTTCCTCTGTGTCAAAAATGGAAAGGGGCTCCTCTGAACCCCCTGTTGCTCGCAACAGTGGCTCAGCCCCTGCTACCTCCACCTCTCCCATGCCCATACCCCGTTCCTCCTCTGTCTCTTGCCATCCTCATCCTGGAGGTAAAAAGTACAAGCGGACTCCTCTATATCAGAGATCAGTAAGGGCAAATGTTCAGCTGTGCCCATGTTGAGCTGCTGTTATGTGACCTTTGCTAACAGCATGCTTTGTAGATGTTTGCAGAATAAAAATTAACCAGGGTGTTTAggtgttttgcagttttttaaaaatattctagCCTAACCACTGAGTTGTTGGAGGTTACATGAATCATTTGACCCTCTAACTGGAGATGCATGAAACGTCTTCACGAGCCTGTGTGCTTGGACACTTTGGTTGGAAATTTCTCTGCAGTTTGTGTGAATTAGTTTTTTGCATGATCAAATTCAGAAAATTCACAAGGTGTGTTTAGATATTATTGTATGGTTTCAACTATACTGACATTATTTTTCAATGAAAAGATAACCCCAGAAGGttctaatgtgtttttttttaccacatccTCTAAATTTTGCTGttattgcatgtttttgtttttgagtttgCATCAACCACGGCATTGAATTGGCTTCTCCACCCCTTTGCTGTgtttatgtgcttttttttatgttctgcCAAATGCATTGAACAGtttgttctctttttcagaTGAGTTTTGATCCAGGCATGCTTCATAACAATGGGCATACTGCATATGCCAATGGCACAGGGCCTGGCATTAGAGAGACTGGTGTGGTGGAGAAACTCTTGACTTCCTATGGATTCATCCAGTGCTCAGAGCGTCAGGCTCGTcttttcttccattgctccCAGTACAACGGCAACCTGCAGGAGCTTAAAATAGGAGGTGAGAGACCTGAGAGGAATGTGAAGTCACCCAAATCTAAAGTGTCCTTCATTCAAATCAAAGTCCTCTCTCCTGCTTTGAATTGCTCTAAGTTTTTGTCTGCTGTTTCTGTTCTACCCTCAGATGATGTAGAGTTTGAGGTATCCTCTGACAGGCGCACTGGCAAGCCCATAGCAGTGAAGCTGCTTAAGATAAAGCCAGAAGTGCTGCCAGAGGAGCGCATCTCGGGCCAGGTGGGGCCAGACCTGCACGTCTATCCCTTTACTGTGCTGCATGGTTATATTCATCCAGTTAAGAGCACCGTTTTATTTTTGGTTGTCATTGTCTGTCGGCTTTACAAAGAAAatcaattgttttttgtttccccTCTCCTAAATGGGTGACTTTTCTTCTTACGTTTACATGAGTggaatttttctttctttataccAGTTACACTAGGGATGTCCCGATCCATCCGTTTTTAAATGACAAGTATGAGAACACCGGACTAACTTCAAATCCTGATTCCTTTTCCTGTTGTACTGTCTGGGCTTTTTTGTCTCTTTCAACTTCCAGCAatgtcaactttatttatatagcacatttaataCAGATACCTCTGTCCAAAGTGCAGTACACAAcaagcaaaaatatataaaataacaaatgtaCAACAAGGAATTATAATCCAAATcataaaaagataataaaagagaCTGCTCAGCTGGATTTAAAGGCCAGTGCAAGCAGGTGGGATTTATAAATGCAGAGTCTGGGCTGTTCTAATATTCAAGGGAAGGCTATTCCAGAGTCCCAGCGCAGCCACAGTAAatgcaatttgtttttctcctaTAGATTCTCAGTTTAGTGTATACAGCTTGCAAAAGTGTATTATTAAAGGTTGTCCACATTACATTTGTTACAGTTTATCTTTGCATTGATTTAAATGAAGTATCAGACCATGACTATATTTGTCAGATGTCTGCTCTTCTATGATTCTCAGGGGTATTCGGGACTAAAAGTCCTAATAGGGACATCCCTATTTCGCATGCCTGATTGTTAAAAGTTATTGCATGAACTGATTTTGTCAACTGATCAAAGTCTTAATGAAGTTCAGTGTCGCTCATATAATTTGACTCCCTGAGCCATCAGTTGCAGAGGTTTGGACGTTAATTGTCAACTTCAGGATTCAATGTGCTTTCTAAAAgcaacagtgaacatttatgaACACATGGATCTGTTTAATCAATGCCCAAAGCACCTTGAAGTACTGTCGAGTTCATTCAGATAACTGTTCTGACAAATTGATCTATTTCATCATTACATGTCTGCTGTGGTCTTCTCGAACTATGTGACCTAAtgattttactgtgatttgTTTAACAGTGTGGTGTTGGCCTACACCTGAAATGTCCTGTCTTTAATGCAGGTTGTCTCATCAGTCCCAGTGAACTTGGATGGAAAGACAACTCCTGCTCAGGTTCCCACTGGCAGTGTTTGTTATGAAAGAAATGGGGTAAGAAAAGAACTGGATCTTCCTTCCTTTTAATTagctctttttgtttgttttccaaatCCCTTTAACACTGTTGGTTCCTGCAGGAAGTGTTTTATCTGACCTACACTCCTGATGACGTAGAGAGTAATATCCCTTTGGAAACGGGCGACAAAGTCAGCTTTTACATGGAGACCAACAAGCAGTACGTTTTAATGCGAATTCAGTATAGCATAATGGCCTGCACTTGATTTTATAGTAATCGCTTGTTTGTATTTCAGTACTGGTGCGGTGAGTGCGCGCAATATTCAGCTTGTGAAGAAAAAGCAGGCAAGGTGCCAAGGTGTGGTGTGTGCTACAAAGGTAAATGTTGCTATATAATAAAAACGTACAATAAAGGTATCCATGTTATGTCAacgtattgggattttatgctgTGGAATAATACCGAGCAGTGCAAAAGTCACCATCAACTGGGGTCCACAAAGTGCTGGTTCTGTatgaatgcagctgttctgtaaaggccttgagtttgttagagaacgttAGTGAAGaaacggcatcatgaagaccaaggaacaagcCAGAGGAATTATTGTTTTCTCCAAAGACAGGGAAGCTACCCAGATTTGATGGAAACAAATGAAGCGAAATGCAGGGCTTTGCTTGAAGGgaagctgttggaggcagcagaAGACTGGGGTGTAGGTTCACCTTCTAACAAAACAAAAGGCTTAAAGAAACAGCCTGGACTACAATGtgcatggtttagatcaaatcctAGTCATATATTGGCCCAGTCTAAGTCCACTAGTGAATCTGAAGCAACACTTCCTGCTCAGACACTCCCTCCATTGTGACTGAGGGCAATTTTGGGGGAGAAATTTCCCCCAAATACTTGTGGTTGTTGTTGCAGCAAAGTTGGTTTTATTGCACACAAcagatttcacattttttaagcCATGTACCCCTGTCCTTTTACTTCAGAGTTGGGTACATCATATTGAGGTGGTCTGGCTCATTAAATCCCAGTAACATGCATTAAAGAATGTTATTGTAACTTCAGTGAGAATGAATACTTCTGTAAGCTActgtttttgtgtcattgtATGCAGTCTCACAATGTCAGCGTTTAAACCTGCCATTTTGCTTCTCATTCAGGAGGCCTTTGGATTTATTGAGAGGGCAGATGTGGTGAAGGAGATCTTTTTTCACTACAGTGAGTTTAAGGGGGACCTGGAAGCTCTTCAGGCCGGAGATGACGTTGAGTTCACCATCAAAGACAGAAACGTGAGCTGCGTTTCACAAATAAGACTTGGTTATATCTACTGTTGCCAGATTACTCGCTTGAAATGCCTGAATCCCTTTTTTGTAGGGTAAAGAAGTAGCTACAGATGTGCGCCTGCTCCCCCAGGGGACGGTCATCTTTGAAGACATAAGCATTGAGCAGTTTGAAGGCACCATAGTTAAAGTTATTCCCAAGGTTCCCACTAAAAATCAGGCAAGTAGAATATAGAACGACTGGTTTTAAATGGAGGATATAATTGTTTTGAAAGGAGAGAGAATTGAAATGTATTAAGCAGGGATCTAGTGCATAATATCCttcctcttcctgcagagtgacCCTCTACCCGGTCGCATCAGTACAAGGATTGGTTTCTCTGACAAGGAGCTTCCCTTTGGAGAGAAGGACACAAAGTCCAAGGTGACTCTTTTAGAGGGAGACCACATTCAGTTTAACATCTCCACTGATCGCAGAGATAAACTAGAGAGGGCTACAAACATTGAGATCCTGCCAGACACCTTCAACTTGACCAAGGAGACCCGTGAAATGGTGAGATTTTTTGCTTTCCTCAACAATTCCTTTTTGTTGATTTGACAAAAATGACAAGAACTGTAATCCAGCTAAGTGTGTAATTATTAAACCCTCCCCTCCCTTAGGGGGTGATTGCAGCCATACGTGATGGCTTTGGTTTCATAAAGTGTGTGGATCGAGATGCTAGAATGTTCTTTCACTTCAGCGAGGTCCTAGAGGAGAGCCAGCTACATATCTCGGATGAAGTGGAGTTCACTGTTGTGCCTGTAGGTTCTGTTAAGCTTTTCACAAAAGTATGTATTACCTGAAACTGGTTAAACGAGTATATTCTGATTGTTtgtccctttaaaaaaaaaaactgaagtaaaTGTTGCTTCCAGGATATGCTGTCAGCTCAGAGAAACCATGCAGTGCGTATTAAGAAACTCCCCAAAGGAACAGTGTCCTTCCATACCCAGTCTGAGCAGCGTTTTGTGGGCGTCGTGGAGAAGGAGGTTGTTTCAGCCACCAACAAGAATGCAAGTCCCACTAAAGGAAAGGAGAAGGTATATTTCTGCACTAATGAGAACAAGTATTTTACCCAAACCTCTCCCAGTTGTTTTCTAAACATTGTTGTAGTTTGTCGTTCTTCTTCGCCCActtcctttctgttttttagtTCTAACGTTggtctttgttttctccctcaATGGCCACCTCCTGCTCATGCTTCTTTGGTTAGAAAAAAGACAAGGTAGGACTGAGACCTGCACGAAGCTACATGTGAAGCGACTTATTTTAGAGAGAAACATGGTTGGTTGTTGGACTTATTTCCACACTAACATTTAACGAATGCTGTAGTTCTTACTACCTTAGCTGACCAGACTAAATGTCCTGAAAAATTAGGTTGGTCAACATTGAATTGTGCCATTACAAGACATTCTGTCTAATAGTTTCCTGTTTCTCGTATTTAAGGGTAAAGTTGTAGAAAAGGTTTGTTTCCAGGCCAAAGGCCCTTTCATATCTTCCTTACTGCATGGTATTGCATCACCTAGTCTGACAATAGTAGGGCTGCACAATTAAAATCAAACAGCACATTTAtg
This DNA window, taken from Girardinichthys multiradiatus isolate DD_20200921_A chromosome 1, DD_fGirMul_XY1, whole genome shotgun sequence, encodes the following:
- the csde1 gene encoding cold shock domain-containing protein E1 isoform X9 — protein: MGSPWKGFVEFTLPASPPTAFVSADLSSTSPVGLSLSPYGRSMSFDPGMLHNNGHTAYANGTGPGIRETGVVEKLLTSYGFIQCSERQARLFFHCSQYNGNLQELKIGDDVEFEVSSDRRTGKPIAVKLLKIKPEVLPEERISGQVGPDLHVYPFTVLHGYIHPVVSSVPVNLDGKTTPAQVPTGSVCYERNGEVFYLTYTPDDVESNIPLETGDKVSFYMETNKHTGAVSARNIQLVKKKQARCQGVVCATKEAFGFIERADVVKEIFFHYSEFKGDLEALQAGDDVEFTIKDRNGKEVATDVRLLPQGTVIFEDISIEQFEGTIVKVIPKVPTKNQSDPLPGRISTRIGFSDKELPFGEKDTKSKVTLLEGDHIQFNISTDRRDKLERATNIEILPDTFNLTKETREMGVIAAIRDGFGFIKCVDRDARMFFHFSEVLEESQLHISDEVEFTVVPVGSVKLFTKDMLSAQRNHAVRIKKLPKGTVSFHTQSEQRFVGVVEKEVVSATNKNASPTKGKEKKKDKGKVVEKEAEEGVIAYEDCGVKLTVPYHVKDLEGGTYLQAGDKVEFCINEVKRTGHQSAVSIRVLNRNASNSRRLHGFVAALKDNFGFIETANHDQEVFFHYSEMCGDVDNLELGDTVEYTLSKGKGNKVSAEKVNKVAAVNGTGEDVGASVLAGKILRPIRSVDPSQTEYQGLIEVTDEGGEKGQNYAFGIMGMTNKADCLQKGEHVKFQVCTISQTGQKMACNVVPQRRAPVECVKDQFGFITYEVGESKKLFFHVKEVQDGVELQIGDEVEFSVVFNQRTGKCSACNVRRVSEGPKPVATPRPDRLVNRLKSITLDDASAPRLVILRQPRGPDNSKGFNVERKTRQPGVID
- the csde1 gene encoding cold shock domain-containing protein E1 isoform X8 gives rise to the protein MERGSSEPPVARNSGSAPATSTSPMPIPRSSSVSCHPHPGGKKYKRTPLYQRSMSFDPGMLHNNGHTAYANGTGPGIRETGVVEKLLTSYGFIQCSERQARLFFHCSQYNGNLQELKIGDDVEFEVSSDRRTGKPIAVKLLKIKPEVLPEERISGQVGPDLHVYPFTVLHGYIHPVVSSVPVNLDGKTTPAQVPTGSVCYERNGEVFYLTYTPDDVESNIPLETGDKVSFYMETNKHTGAVSARNIQLVKKKQARCQGVVCATKEAFGFIERADVVKEIFFHYSEFKGDLEALQAGDDVEFTIKDRNGKEVATDVRLLPQGTVIFEDISIEQFEGTIVKVIPKVPTKNQSDPLPGRISTRIGFSDKELPFGEKDTKSKVTLLEGDHIQFNISTDRRDKLERATNIEILPDTFNLTKETREMGVIAAIRDGFGFIKCVDRDARMFFHFSEVLEESQLHISDEVEFTVVPVGSVKLFTKDMLSAQRNHAVRIKKLPKGTVSFHTQSEQRFVGVVEKEVVSATNKNASPTKGKEKKKDKGKVVEKEAEEGVIAYEDCGVKLTVPYHVKDLEGGTYLQAGDKVEFCINEVKRTGHQSAVSIRVLNRNASNSRRLHGFVAALKDNFGFIETANHDQEVFFHYSEMCGDVDNLELGDTVEYTLSKGKGNKVSAEKVNKVAAVNGTGEDVGASVLAGKILRPIRSVDPSQTEYQGLIEVTDEGGEKGQNYAFGIMGMTNKADCLQKGEHVKFQVCTISQTGQKMACNVVPQRRAPVECVKDQFGFITYEVGESKKLFFHVKEVQDGVELQIGDEVEFSVVFNQRTGKCSACNVRRVSEGPKPVATPRPDRLVNRLKSITLDDASAPRLVILRQPRGPDNSKGFNVERKTRQPGVID